TAGGGGGTGggggaaacacacagaaacacagtcaGAAACACAGTAAGTCTGCCACAGGAACAGTCCGTCAGACATAGAAGCACaggcagagacacagaaacagacacacagaaacaaaggTGGCGTCGATAGAGAGGGCAGCCGTGCTTCTAGCCCCTTGGCCACTTTGCTTGCCTAATAATGTAGGAAATAAtacaaaaacgaaatactgcaactGTTGTGTTATTATGTAGCCGGGAAGAACTTTTGGATTTCAGagtggcggtaactcaccaggaatacaactttcccaaaTCTTATCCTTTGttcgtaacccccccccccccaggcaatttaactgattccagaggctgatccaAAACATCACCAGTGGAGAAGACGTACTCGAAGTGGACTTCTAGTCCCACTCAGGAGGCGCCCATACCACCCACAGCTTCAGAGTATATTACCCGCTAATGTTTAGtgtctggataataaagttgacgagctcaggATGAgtatctccttccagagagacatcagggattgtaacatactctgtttcatggaaatatgtctctctggatatactgtctgagtcagtacatccagttgggttctcagttcatcgtgCAGACAGGAATACAAATCTCTCcaggaagaagggcgggggtgtatgtttcatgattaactactcatggtgtgactgtgataacatacaggaactcaagtccttttgttcacctattCACTAGAATACCTCAATCAAATGTTGAcggtattacctcccaagagaattatctTTGGTTATActcacagctgtgtatattccTCCTCAAACAAATACTACAACGGCCCTAAAAAGAGcttcactggactttatacaaactggaaaccacatatcctgagtaaaggtcgaccgattaatctgaatggccgatttcaagttttcttCCTAACAAATACAGCCAACTtcaccaaacgggggatgatttaacaaaagcgcttttgcgaaaaaaagcacaatcgttgcacgactgtacctaaccataaacatcaatgcctttcttaaaatcaatacacagaagtatatatttttaaacctgcatatttagctaaaagaaatacaggttagcaggcaatattaacaaggtgaaattgtgtcacttctcttgcgttcattgcatgcagaaTCAGGGTATATgaaacagtttgggccgcctaatttgccagaattttacgtaattatgacataacattgaaggctgTGCAaggtaacaggaatatttagacttatggatgccacccgttagataaaattcaaaacggttccgtatttcactgaaagaataaacatcttgttttcgagatgatagtttatGGATTCGACCTTTttaaatgacctaaggctcgtatttctgtgtgttattatgttataattaagtctatgatttgatagagcagtctgactgagcgatggtaggcaccagcaggttcgtaagcattcattcaaacagcactttcgtgcattttgccagcagctcgtcgctgtgcttcaagcattgagctgtttatgacttcaagcctattaactcccgagattaggctggtgtaaccgatgtgaaatggctagctagttagcggggtgcgcgctaatagcgtttcaaacgtcactccctctgagacttggagtggttgttccccttgctctgcaagggccgcggcttttgtggagcgatgggtaacgctgcttcgagggtggctgttgtcgatgtgttcctggttcgagcccaggtaagggcgaggagagggacggaagctatactgttacactggcaatactaaagtgcctataaaaaCATCCAATAGTccaaggtatatgaaatacaaatcgtattgagagaaatagtcctataattcctataataactacaacctaaaacttcttaccttggaatattgaagactcatgttaaaaagaaccaccagctttcatatgttctcatgttctgagcaaggaacttaaacgttagctttcttacatggtacatattgcacttttactttctttccaacactttgtttttgcattatttaaaccaaattgaacatgtttaatcatttatttgaggctaaattgattttattgatgtattatattaagttaaaataagtgtccattcagtattgttgtaattctcattattacaaataaatgtataaaaaatctaataaaaaaagaattatgttttattttaaatcggccgattaatcggtatcggcctttttggtcctccaataatcggtatctgtgttgaaaaatcataatcggtcgacctctagttcatacaaatatttacacatgttaagtttcctGAAAAGaagcgcagttgacagtgagaggacgtttcttcttTTGCTAAGTTTATATAGAAATATAGGCCTAAGTAAGTTACCGTATGAAGACTTAACAGGACGCGTTGTTAGGCCTACAGCTCAAAGGGTGGTTATAAAAGGCTGCTATACAAAGCCTACTAATGATAAAGACATTACTTattaatatttacacatgttaagtttcctgaaaataaacgcagttgacaatgaaaggacgtttcttttttgctgagtttatgtacatGTCTTACACAACCTGGAAGAGTTGCACCACTAATGAATAGCACCTGCGGAACAATATACCTGTTCCTCCAAATGTCTTGCTCTCACAGTGAAGGCAGAGGCTGTGTTCCAAATGTCTTGCTCTCACAGTGAAGGCAGAGGTTGTGTTCCAAATGTCTTGCTCTCACAGTGAAGGCAGAGGCTGTGTTCCAAATGTCTTGCTCTCACAGTGAAGGCAGAGGCTGTGTTCCAAATGTCTTGCTCTCACAGTGAAGGCAGAGGCTGTGTTCCAAATGTCTTGCTCTCACAGTGAAGGCAGAGGCTGTGTTCCAAATGTCTTGCTCTCACAGTGAAGGCAGTGGCTGTGTTCCAAATGTCTTGCTCTCACAGTGAAGGCAGAGGCTATGTTCCAAATgtcaccctactccctacatcaGTGGTGCTCAGATGTCTACTAACCACACCCGACTCACTGAATCACCAAGGTGAGCCATTTGGCGACAGCAAAATTGCAAAACATCTGTGGGTCCCCAAGGAAAGGTTAGAGAACCActgccctacgtagtgcactacttttgaccaaagccctgtcTGTTTTATTAGGCCATTATTCCCTGAATAATAGAAACTAAATCACCTGACCATGTGTTGGATTAATATTTGTGTTGGATGGATTAATGGCAACACACAAAGCAAACCAAGCCGTTTTTTTCAAGCACTAAAATTAATTTTCAAGTACCATCAATTTgtaatagtaaaaagaaaaaatGCAATAGTTTCTAGTTGCCACCAGATGGCAATATATCACCATAACCTCACGAAGAAGAAAATGAACCTAGTATTCATCACTACCTTACAAGTTCTACTCAACAACACGTTGGTTCACTACTTATTTCCTACATGAGCGAGTCAGTACTGATGATTTTGTCATTTGAGTAGTGATGATGAGAGTTTAGGGACATACTTATTTTATATTCACATTACTACACAATTCCATCTTAATTCCTATTTGTTAATTGGGAATTTGGTAATCTACTACTTAATAGCTACGAAAAAGCGTCTTGCTGACGACTGGCAGCTTTAGTGTTGCCGGTCGGGAGAAGGGCGGGTGGGCTGAGTGAGGGAAAACGCCATGTGTACAGTCAGAAGACAGTAATCCGCCAACAGAGTACCAATCAACCCCCCTAGTTGATTTGTCATATATTTGAAATGTCTGTCACTTCATGTAATCTAACCCAACCCATTCCTCTGGCCACACCTCATTCAGCAACTTGatgcagtcagccagacaccggTCCACAGCTTCAACCAGACACCTGGCCTCAACTTCCTCCTCCATACCGTCCCAATAAGCCTGAGGGAGGGCCAAGGTGCGCCGCACCCGAGGAGGCCTCACCGGCATGGGGGGACGCTTGTAGGAGATGCCCCTGTTCTCACGCCATTCCTGGAGCTTCTGCCTGAAGACACACAGAGTGGAATATAAGGTTGTTCAGTAAAATGTTGGGGTAAAGTCAGATGTTTGTAGTCCAACTCAACCACACTCTATTAAATGAGGTGCTGGGTGGAAAGAATATGGTGGTATAATGGAAAAGACCAAGCACATTCATATGCTACGATACCAACACACATACCTTTTACTGAAGTGAAATGACAATGTTATCTTGATGTTATTTCAACAAACAAAATCACAGTAGTTTTGTGCACTGTGTAACCCAAGGCCTTATTCAACCAGTCTAGAGTTTAATATTTTAAGACTTCAAGTCATTCTGTATAAGATTGTCTGTTAAAatcacaaaaatgtaaatgtactgtattctacttcCCAGTACTTATCtaatttacaacaaaaaaaaactaaaactgaCATTCTCTCTTCCTGGGCAACTGTCATCTTCCTGCGGCCCTCTGTCTTGGGCACGACCCTGGCCTGGTCTCTGGGTGTCTTAAGGCCAACACCAGCCTCCCACCCCACCTCCTCCTGGCCATGGCTGGACTTTTTGGCAGAGCGAGGCACCGTCTGGGGGAGCCACACACCATTTACTGTGCTGCTGTGAGGCCTAGGCCAACACGCCGGAGATGTTGATGAGGGCGATGGAGCATTGGGTTCATTCTTGGTGTCAGTGTCTGCCCACCCGCTCTCCACCATGCCTCGGTTTTCCTCGCTGCTGCTTTTCTGTCCCATCGCAGCCACAGCTGCATGCATGGCCCTACTCAGAGCCGTGTTCTGCCATTGGTTTCCTGTTATCCCGGTGGAAGCTCGAGAGGCAGCCTTCCATATCCGAGTGCTGGCTCCTGCTCCTCTAGCCTCAGCCCTGTGCTGTGATGCAGCCCTCTGAATACACTCAACTTCTTGAATGGAAACTCTGGGAGAGGTTTTGGTTGTCCTTTTATTACCTGGCTTCGTAGCTGCAGTCTTGTGCCCAGGACCAGTAGGGCCTTGGATGATGGGTTTAGGTCCAGTGACAGGTTGTCTCTGACCTGCTGGTTTACTGGATCTCTCTGGGAGTGGTGTGGAATCAGTCCTACTCACAGCTTGGCTTCTCCTTTGCCCATTGTCCACAGCCAAGGCAGTTGTCCTCTGGTTAGTCTCACTCACGCCAGTGAAGGGATTCCTTCTCCTCTGAGCAGTAACTGGTGGCTTTTGGGTCACAGCTGGGACTGGGCTGGTGCTTGGGCATGCTCTGTTCAAGGCCAAGGGGGTGAAGGAGGCTGATGCTGGAGCAGGGACGGTGGTGCTTCTAGGCTGCATCTGGACAGACACAAGGCCTGTCTTGGTTTTAACCATTGTGCTCGGACTCATTCTGGCACTGCTGGCTGTGTTGGGCCGCGTGCTGGCTGTGTTGGGCCGCGTGCTGGCTGTGTTGGGCCGCGTGCTGGCTGTGTTGGGCCGCGTGCTGGCTGTGTTGGGCCGCGTGCTGGCTGTGTTGGGCCGCGTGCTGGCTGTGTTGGGCCGCGTGCTGGCTGTGTTGGGCCGCGTGCTGGCTGTGTTGGGCCGCGTGCTGGCTGTGTTGGGCCGCGTGCTGGCTGTGTTGGGCCGCGTGCTGGCTGTGTTGGGCCGCGTGCTGGCTGTGTTGGGCCGCGTGCTGGCTGTGTTGGGCCGCGTGCTGGCTGTGTTGGGCCGCGTGCTGGCTGTGTTGGGCCGCGTGCTGGCTGTGTTGGGCCGCGTGCTGGCTGTGCGGAGTGTGTTAGCGGGTTTCCCAGTAATATTTGGCTTTGGTCTGGTTGTGTTGGCTGAATGTGTTCTACCAGCGTTTGCCAGGGGTTTGGCTGAGCTAGGGCGTGTGTTGCTGACTTTAACAGCTAGATTAGGCTGGGTTCTGGGTTGGTTGGTGGTGCCTGGGCATCTTTTGGTAGGGACAGTGGATTGTGATCTGTCTGGAGCCGTCTTCAGGCTGGTTGAGTGACTTGGGGCAACCGCAGAAGGCTTTGTCAAGCCTTTGAGCACGTTGAGACGTGCGGTACTCGATGCTGCAGAGAGGAGACCGTTGGCAGAGATCTGTTTGTTGGTGGTACTGCAGAAGGTGCCAGTGGTTTGGGAAACGGCGTTGGCCATCAGAGGTTGAACCTTCACCGTTCCCTTTTTCATCTTGAGGGGATTTGGACCCTGGTTCTCTTTTCCCGGGTCCAGCTGTAATTACAAAACAATATCAGTTGATATAGTTCGTAACTTAAAGACACCTCAACGGGTCAGTTAATTAGTATTTTAGATTGGTCACTTAGCAGATGCAGTAGTGAGTGCaaacatttttatatatatatatatatatatatatatatatatatatatataaaaaaaagagaGTCCATACTGGTCCCTCGTAGGAATCAAAACCACAACTCTGACATTGCGTGCtcgaccaactgagccacacggtacA
This window of the Salvelinus fontinalis isolate EN_2023a chromosome 28, ASM2944872v1, whole genome shotgun sequence genome carries:
- the LOC129826635 gene encoding cytoskeleton-associated protein 2-like, with product MSQVTRLQIEMDAEEMVAQLNRKELRKQQLIEYLAAKGRLKPPNPKPYLRDAVKAKQITMSTVKDDLDPGKENQGPNPLKMKKGTVKVQPLMANAVSQTTGTFCSTTNKQISANGLLSAASSTARLNVLKGLTKPSAVAPSHSTSLKTAPDRSQSTVPTKRCPGTTNQPRTQPNLAVKVSNTRPSSAKPLANAGRTHSANTTRPKPNITGKPANTLRTASTRPNTASTRPNTASTRPNTASTRPNTASTRPNTASTRPNTASTRPNTASTRPNTASTRPNTASTRPNTASTRPNTASTRPNTASTRPNTASTRPNTASTRPNTASTRPNTASTRPNTASSARMSPSTMVKTKTGLVSVQMQPRSTTVPAPASASFTPLALNRACPSTSPVPAVTQKPPVTAQRRRNPFTGVSETNQRTTALAVDNGQRRSQAVSRTDSTPLPERSSKPAGQRQPVTGPKPIIQGPTGPGHKTAATKPGNKRTTKTSPRVSIQEVECIQRAASQHRAEARGAGASTRIWKAASRASTGITGNQWQNTALSRAMHAAVAAMGQKSSSEENRGMVESGWADTDTKNEPNAPSPSSTSPACWPRPHSSTVNGVWLPQTVPRSAKKSSHGQEEVGWEAGVGLKTPRDQARVVPKTEGRRKMTVAQEERMQKLQEWRENRGISYKRPPMPVRPPRVRRTLALPQAYWDGMEEEVEARCLVEAVDRCLADCIKLLNEGCLSSQVQEMLSTVPMAEKFSKYWICQARLMERQGNLEVLPLFEEAVRVVLEPVDELRTVVFEMLKKKEDTQGQSTVASEQEPVREQDDVMELHSTPDPMATPTAVKALIRGDRGGSSVVKYKITATPGGFRSQKREAAVARVLDGQELRFFTPVRRSVRIEKSALCYPASLQEHDLCVASFNDLMAQQDEREGEGEREGDEEGGGSAGPVPNGHLYVYRENGALRDKVNIQLVYAEEED